CATTTCTAGCCACCCTCTTTAAAACCCTTATTGACTCTGGGTCACCCACAATCTCCTCGGGATCCTCTGGTACCTCTACCTCCGATGACATTCCACACACATACACCTCCCCTAACAAACCAATACAAATTCAGTTTTGTTGTAATACCAAGATACAAATAAGAATTATGTACCAATAAGATCATAGGTACGTAAATTCCTCTTGAACTATTCAGATTCAATTTGCAAAATTTGTGATATCAAGTTCGTTTACAAATGAAACGAATTtcataatttgatttgaaGTAAACAATATGCCAGACTCCAGACttcttgaatattttaaatatttttccttgtacaatgtaaaatatttacctCAAGTCTcataactaaacaataaaaatcatGATAAATTACTAATGTACAGAAAATTAAATGCTAGCTAATTCGAGCTCAAACTCGGATTTGACTCAACTTTCAATCctaacttcttctttttttctctattaatGAAGTTTTAGTAGTATAGTGTACGATAACTTAGTTTCAACATTCTTCACTTGCAGAGAAATCCAAATGCACGaaaacttaatttaaattaaatttttgaaaataaggaaaaatacctGAAGAACGAGGATAGACTTCAGGGTCCATGGGCCTGCCACCTTGTCCATCATAATAACTCAAAAAGCGTTACAACGTCTCTATCCTTGGGCTCAAAAACTACACTATGAGCCTTCAACCCATAAATCCTAAAAAACTCCCGCAACATTTCAAATTTCCCCGACCAAGGCCCAAGCGCTAATACGACGCCGTCCGCTTCAATCACTCTCCCTCCTTCCACCATCACCGCCGCCTCCACTCTCCCTCCTTCCTCCGCCACCGCCACTTCAACTCTCTCGACTTTTCCAATCACCACCTCAACGCCGTATGCCTCCACCGCCTTTGATAAAACCGTCTCCGTAAACAATTTCGGATGCACCTGCGCCGTTGTTTCGGTCGACCCGATTGTTCTCGGAGCTCGGGCCGGTCCATCAATCCATGAAGGAAGAAGATCTTTCTTAATCCGgttttgattttgtgattCAGTGACGGTAAGGCTGAGAGTAGTTAGGGCACGGTAACCGTATAATTCGGCGCCGTTTAGCTCTTGGGATAATGAGCGGTGGAGATTGAAGCTGGTGCGAGCGAGAGAGGAGAGGGGACCGCCATCGCACCAGTCAAGGGCGAGAAATCCTCCGGATTTTCCGGAAGCAGCGCACGCTATTGATGCTTTTTCGATAAGTGTGACGGAAACGCCTTTTTTGGCTAAGAAGTAAGCTGTGCATACTCCGATTATTCCACCGCCGCAAACTACTATGTGTTTCTGTGGTTTTTGGCGCAGGTCCGTGGATgatgaggaggaggaggaggaggaggagcaCTGAATCAACGGAATATAACAGTTTTGGTTTCCCGGAGAGGTGGAGAGAGGGAAAAATGGCGATGATGATGTTGCCGCCATTATCTAACCTGTGTTTAGTACACTT
The sequence above is drawn from the Ricinus communis isolate WT05 ecotype wild-type chromosome 7, ASM1957865v1, whole genome shotgun sequence genome and encodes:
- the LOC8285590 gene encoding LOW QUALITY PROTEIN: putative oxidoreductase TDA3 (The sequence of the model RefSeq protein was modified relative to this genomic sequence to represent the inferred CDS: inserted 2 bases in 1 codon), translating into MAATSSSPFFPLSTSPGNQNCYIPLIQCSSSSSSSSSSTDLRQKPQKHIVVCGGGIIGVCTAYFLAKKGVSVTLIEKASIACAASGKSGGFLALDWCDGGPLSSLARTSFNLHRSLSQELNGAELYGYRALTTLSLTVTESQNQNRIKKDLLPSWIDGPARAPRTIGSTETTAQVHPKLFTETVLSKAVEAYGVEVVIGKVERVEVAVAEEGGRVEAAVMVEGGRVIEADGVVLALGPWSGKFEMLREFFRIYGLKAHSVVFEPKDRDVVTXFLSYYDGQGGRPMDPEVYPRSSGEVYVCGMSSEVEVPEDPEEIVGDPESIRVLKRVARNVSSHLAEGKARVKAEQACFLPCTDDNIPVIGEIPGVKGCYVATGHNCWGILNGPATGAAVAELVVDGKSSIVDLSVFSPARFVGRRKG